The genomic stretch CCACACACAAATATGAATGTTTAACGAGCAAATTTGAAAGCACTGGCATATCTCTTAGACATACAAAGAGAAAAGCTAGTAGAATAGACATCATAGCACGTTATTTCTTATCCGACTAATATTCATCAATTGCAATGATGAATAACAACGTAACTAAACCTGTTAATCAACACCAACGTTGCTGGTCTAAACTCTAAAGTCGCAAGCATGCTATAACTTATTTCATATTCTCCAAGTTACATTACCAATAAATAaaccaaacaaaaataaaaatccaaagagGACAACCGTTACAAAGCAAGTTCACAAGATTAAAAAAATGCAGTAAATTTCATATGTATTACTAAAAGCCTCAATGAAATAGAGGGTATAGAAGCTTCAATTGGTTATATCCCTGTCTAACTAAATCACTAAGGAGTCAGTTTGGTTGGGAAACAAATTATTCCAGGATAAATTATCCCGGAATTGTTACCCACCCTCACACATAAATAAAAATAACACTAAAATCCCGGAATAGGAATAAAAATAACACTACAATCCCGGAATTAGTTATACCGCAATTTTATCCCAACCAAACATGAGATAACCTCATCTCAAATTTAGTTTGGGATTAATTATCCTTATACCTCGTACCAAACCAGCCCTAAATGAATTCACAAAATTCCTCTTACATTCCAACCCAACCCCTCAACCCTCAAATACAACGGCGACGCTTCTATAGCATAACCCTAGGGATCATAGTGTGTATTTATGCAAAGACAATCTCAAGTCAGTGCGTTGAGAATGATTGTGCTCATATTATATGTACACATTTTGAACTATTTTCGCATACGTATACACATAGTTCGAGCCGAAAGCAATGAGTTCAGTTGAACCCACAAGACCTGCCCCAGGTCCACCATAGTATTTATGTTTGTTACACTAGCAGAAGAACataaaatgaaaatttaaaaggAGCAGACTGCAGAGCAAACAAGTACTTGTAAAATCAACCTTAACGAATGTATCAACTATTTACTGCTTGTGGCTAAGAGCCAACAAATTCTTAGGAGGTTAACTTGTGCAGATCCTAAAAACCTAAGTTTCTTCACAATCATTTGTTTCTATTTACAGAATGGAAATGCAAACATCAGATATAGAGCATGATGAGGTGTTAATGAGAATGATAAACTACTAATGTATAGATAATGTGAAAGAGCATGAATAATCTATGTTTAACCGAGATCAATGTCAACCCGCTCCGGGATTGCCCTTTCAGTTTGGTTGGCACTGAGCTCCACACCTAGCTGTCCTTTATCGCCCGCGCCAAATGCATAAAGCTTACCAGATTCTGTCAATGCAAACGTATGGGCATTCCAGTATATTGAATTAGTGAGACTTATCTGCACCACTCTTTCATTCAGCTGCTTCAATGATGTTACAACCTCAGGGAATAAAACATTTGAGTGCCTGATACCCTGAAATTCGGAACGATCATTTTGTAAACGAAGAGTTAGAAGAACTCAATGTTAAGGACATTTTTTAACATTTGGACTTGATATCCAAAAGGATCGATGTTCATATGTCAATACAAGATATTGAATGGTTTCATAATACTAGTCAATCCAAATCTTATACACTCGAGCACAAGAAAAATATTCAATagggaaaggaaaagagaaaccAAAGTTATGAGAAAGCCAAACCTGTTCTTCAGCTACAGCAGTATTATGTCCTAGACTAGATGATTctccacaaccaaatgaataaACATTTCCTTCATCAGAAACCACAAAGGTCGTATAATCCCCTGTGGCAACATAAACAGCCTTCACATTGTTTAGTGCTTCCACCACTTTAGGTGCTGACTCACAATCTTCATTACCGTGACCCAAGCACCCGTAACGGCCCCAACCCCATGTACAGACCCTTCCATCTTTCCCAACAACTGCAGCATGCCAAGCCCCAGCCGCAACAACTGCAGGTTGAAGATTCAACGTCTGAAATTGTTCAATTAACCTCGGGACCTTTTCATCAGTTCGCGCTCCATGACCAAGCTTTCCACCCAATCCACAACCAACAGAATACACAGACCTGATGTTGAGCCAAAAGAAGATGTCAAAGAAAATTCTGAGAATCATTTATTAATAGTACATTTGTGACTTATCTCAAGCCAATGAAACAGTCTTTCTAAAAGATGAAGAGGGAGCTTACATGCCACTAGGTTGACAAGCCAGAGCAAGAAGGTAGCAATATCCTGCTGCAATTTGCACGACTGGAATATTCTCTAATGCGCCTAATAATGCACGGGGTTCCGTATCAGCTGGCTCAGTTTGATGACCAAGTTTAGTTTCATTCCCCCAGGAGAATGTATAAACCCTTCCTTCTCTTGATAATACGGCAGTGAAGAAATTTCCAATCGCAGCTTGTACAACAAAGATGTCTTTTAAAGATTCTACAAGCTGGGGAGTAGTTACTACTTTATTTCCTTGGACGCCATACTCAGCTTCGCCGAACGAGTCTTTGCCAAAAGCATACACCCTCCCGGCGTCACTAATCAGCATAGTCCTGCCAGCCCCGACAGCGGCCTGAATAACGCGAATACCATGAAGCGATCTAGAAAATAAAATGCTCTATTAGAACTCCCTGCATTTCTCAACTCACTTGCTTTACAGCTTCATATTGATAAAGAAAATTAGCAAACCTAATCGGATGAGGCCGCCATTCCTCTTCTGTAGTTCCATTTCCAAGCTGCCCTGAGCTGTTAGACCCAAATGAGTAGGCAACTCCTTTTGAACTCACGGCAATACTATGACCGGGGCCAGCTACAGCGTGTGATTTTTCCCGCCTAGAACATGCTTCCCCGGCTAGAAGAAATCTTAGAACAAGCTTCCAGGAGCCGCCACATCTTTGCTTTAGATCTTGACGTTGCTCCTGAGTCATTGGCTTAAATATAGCTCTCTTTCGGCACATATCAAGAGCTGCCAGCTCTGCTAAGGAGAGCTCATTATCGGGTGCAAAGTTTGCAGGAAGCCAAAAGAAGGAGCAGGTAGCCTGCAATACATATTATAAAGGAAATCAGCAGCACCATCAATTCTAAGCCAAATAATGATTTAATTTTGTACAACACCTAGTAAATAAACACTTGCCTCTAGAGTTGCAAGGTCTTGTGGATCCAAATTACATCCAGTAAGTACATGAAGAACGATAGACGGATTGGCTGACAATGGGAATTCGCCAGGAGTCGCATTCCCAAAGCAGTGCCGCACTTGTCTTTGAAACGTTGACGCGGGGGTGGTTACAATAGTAGTAATTGGTTGTTCAGCAATGTTATGGTATTGAACACTCGAGGTTCCACTCATTGAGGCGTCCATGGGCACTGCTAAAATTCTGCAGTGCCCAAATTAGGCAATGGGAGGATTTCTAAATCACTATAGCAAAAACCAAAAAGGACATACATATTACACTCAGAGCTAAATTCCATAAAATATATAGAAAAGTTTCCATAATTAGCAAGTACAAATGCAAGAATCTTATTGTCAAGCACTTTTACCTTAAATTAGAAACTGATCACAAAATTTCAAGCCTTAGACCTACACAAAAGGGCaaagaaaaggatataaagaTTGGTCAACAGATAAAACAAACATATAACTCAAGCAAAGAAAAGCATATGACAACAGAGACTTGAATTTAAACAATTAAAGCCAATAGGTAGAGTAATTTAGAGCAACAAGCAACAGAGACAGAGTGTACAAGAAAGCCAAAGGTAACTGTAACGTGAAGAATACCAAAATACACAATCCTTCAGAAACCCCACAAAGAAATTCTAAATCAAAACTGATGATCAATCACTTAACATCAAAATTCTAAATCAATTGACATAATAAAGTTTTGATCTTTTGTGTGCCAAAGGTCTAAAGATCATCAGATGATCCTAATTCATAATCCAAACCGATAGATACGTTAATAATCATATGGGTAACTCTGAAAGTCTGAATACATTTTGATCATCAaaattaagaagaagaaaaattattaCATGAGAAAGAGCGTCAAAGATTTCTCAAAACCCATGTGAAATTATCTATACAATTCTGATCAAATTCACAAGTAACCAAGTGGGTATCAGATCAAAAGATGATAATTAATCTGCTTGTTTGGATAAAGCAGGAAAATAGGTGATTTGATTGGGATATTTTTCTTGAAGAATTAATATTATGACGAATAATTATGCTAAAAAATAGGATAGTtgagtataaatacaaatataaaGGTGGAAACCGAAGGAAAAGATGATGAGGTGTCTCACTGAAAGAGAAACCAAAGCTATAGGCTTGGATGACCTTTGCTTATATATATACTTGACACCCACACATTATATATCATCATCATCATGTGTACCCTCAAACAACGCAGCTTTCTTTTTGCACGTCACTCAGCTTCTTGCGGTAACTCACACtaatttttactttgatggcaCAGTAAATAAGTCTAGTCATatttagtaggcgtttggacataaaaattgtaaaattccaaaaaataaaagtgaaaatggtatatacaaattagagttgtgtttgtatattaatataattttgggttgtttttgaatttttgtgagtgaaaaatttgaaaaacattttttggaatttttcaaattttaaaaaaaaaattcaaaactcatcttcaagtgaaaaatgaaaattttatgacCAAACGATTTAGACTTGGGCtattatattaaaaattaaattggaTGATCTTGGTTAATTATCCTGGTATAAATTTTTGAAATCCATTTGGCATGGCCTAATAGTTCTTTAGCTTGATTGGAATTAGGGACAGATGTGGATCTACAACATATACATATACCGGGGTCCATGTGAATTGAATATGTATTATAAATATTTGACTATaaacttatttattatttgatattAATTTAAGATTGTTGTAAAACACATAAACTTTAAATCTGATTCGTAGTTATTTGAAACAAGTGTTATTTAGGAAAACCAAACGCCTAAGCACATGGTGATGTTATTGATATAGATAAGGAGTGAAATTGTTGATGTAGATAGAAGTGAAATCTAAGCAGGATTGTAGGAACACGGGCTTTCAGGCTTTCATCCTACCAAGAATTTTGTACCAAGCAAGTTAGCAGCTTACCTTAGGCAACTATGATAATTTTACTAGTTTTGAGAGTCTTGTGTTTTGctccttattttttctttttacgAAATTACTAGCTATGTTCGCTCATGAGTAAACTAATACTATAAAATTTGGTCAATTTATaaactcgattttaactacgaattttgatatcagaccagtccaaatcacctccaatcttgcttaaattttatatattaccttatctatatgttttcaacgaatctcaaccatacccattgaatttttttttgcctaatttttttaatattgtaTATCATTGGTAATGATTTTTTGACTCAAAACTAGTCCAACTCACCTTTAAACTTCATCAAAATTTGTATATTGCATCATCTAAGTGTTTTCAACGCATCGCAACAATACCTATTGAAAAAAAATCTTCTTTTGCCTATGTTTTTTGAATGTTGTATGCCATTGAtaatttttttggctatttttgataaCATGATTAAAATGACTAGTTACTAGTAAATTGTGtctgtatacgggtaaaaccgGGCTCATGGTACACCCGGTCTCCAACAAAATAAGCCAAGCTCAAGACATGATGACAAGGGACCGAAATCGAGGAAAAGGTCTCATCGAGTCAGAATCCGGGGGCATGACGCCAACTCTCGAGAATATTGGGGTCATGGTTTGGATCGGTCCTAGCCTTGAACGATTTCGAAGAACATTGTCGGGCAATCAAGCACGGCCAACAGAAGATCGTAATATCCGTGACCGGCCAGATATCACGGCgggaatctcggcacgtatcgatGAAGAATAACAATGTAACACCCGGTAATGAGGTGCCCCCCGTCGATCTCAACGGAGTTCCCACCACGAACCCGATCGACGCTAGCTCACATGTGGCCATCAACGCACATTTACCTACCGATCTTGAGAACAGCATCCGCACGAAAGTTCGATcgactgcccaaaatacatacaTCGGTGAAGGTGATGGTATTAACTTGCGGATGATCTTTGAGATGTTACAGGCCCAACAAGTAGTGATAGCCTAGTTGCAGATACAAAGCCGCACGCTGAGTAGAATTGAGCCCGAGCCATCCCGGGAAGTAACCCACAAAAATGAACTAGTCACGGAGAGGCCGGATGAAAATGAATTGGGGAACAACTGTGagatcataaagatgctcgaggagctgACAAAATGGGTAGAATCTGGAGAGAATAAAATcgaagccaatgacaaaaaggtggaaaccTATAATTCTAGGGTCAACCAAATCCCACGAGCGCCGCCGATATTAAAAGGCCTGGATTCCAAGAAGTTTGtctaaaaatattttcctccGAGTGCAGCTCCGAAGCCGACCCCTAAGAAGTTCCGCATGTCTGAGATTCCTAAGTACAACGGAACAACCGACCCAAATGAGCATATGGCCTCTTACACGTGCGCCATCAAAGGGAACAacttggaggatgatgagatcgagtctgtcatgttgaaaaagttcggggaaactctatcaaagggagttatgatatggtatcacaacctacctcctaattctattgactcgtttgttatgcttgcagattctttcgtaAAAGCACATGCTGGAGctatcaaggtcgagaccaggaATTCAGAACTTTTCAAAGCGAAACATAGGGATAGTGAGATACTCAAAGAATTCATGTCCcggtttcaaatggaacggatggacctgCCTCTGGTCGAGGATGATTGAGTTCAGGCCTTCAACTAAGGACTCAATGTTCGGAGCTCGTTGGCTTCACAATAGTTGAACAAAACATGGTAGAATATCCAGCTATTACTTGGGCCGACGTACATAACCTATATCAACCAAAAATCAGGGTCGAAGATGATTATCTTGGGGCCCCTTCCGGGTCCATTTATCCTGTCAGAGCCGTCGACAAAGTCAAGAGAGACGTTGATCGTGAACCAAGATCAAACAGGGTTAGTATCAACCATACAATGGAGACCAAATAGGTAATGAGTTCGGGCGAAACCCTGTGGGAAGTGAAAAGATGAGGGATCGAGGTCAAAACAatcggggactcatgagcaaaaatAGTTTCGACAAGCACATCGAGCCTAAGGAAGCTCCAAGGTTATTAGAGAACAAATTTAACATAGATGCCGCCGCTATTGTATCAGCCATCGGAcgcatcaaagataccaaatggcCTCGACCTCTACAGTCCGATCCAGCCCAAAGGGATCCTAACCtaatgtgcaaatatcatggcactaACGGCCACAAAATAGAGGGTGTTGACAATTAAGAGAGGAAGTAGCCTGGCTACTCAACAAAGGACATCTCCAAGAGTTCTTAAGCgatcgagccaagaatcatttcaaGAATAGAGATTCTAATAAACAAATCGAGCAGGAGGAACCTCAGCACGTTATTAAGATGATCATTGATGGGGTCGACGTTCCCTAGGGGATGATGCTAAAGTGCAacaaagtatccatcacaagggaaaaatggaaTCGAGACTACGTGCCAGAGGGAACCTTGTCTTTCAATTACGAGGACGCTGAAGGCATTGTGTAGTACCACAacaatgcactggtaatatctatacTCATATATAAATCTCAAGTTTAGCGTGTGTTAATTGAACCAGGTAGCTCGGTCAAcatcatcagatcgagggtcgtggaacaGCTCAGTCTACAGATCAAATCGTGCATGCAGTCCGAGTTCTAAATGGACTCAACATTGCATGTGAGACCACTAAAGGGGAGATAACATTACCAGTGAATGCCACTGTAACCATTCGAGAAACCAAGTTCTATGTGATCGAAGGAGATATAAGGTACAATGCTCTGTTTGGGAGACCGTGGATCCACAatatgagggcagtaccctcgACTTTGCACCAAGTGTTGAAATTCCCAATGCCATGAGGGATTAGAACAATCTACAAAGAAAAACCGTCCGCAAAGGAAATGTTCGCGGTCGAAGAGGTGACCCCGATATCCACACTTTCAACAACAAGAGGCCTGGGTTCAGTCGTCAAGGAAGAAGCCAAATAGCAATTACCAACACCGGCCTCGAACCAATCGTATAAGTAGGGGATGGGTGAAGACGATGACTACGGGGTTCCCAAGTCTTTTATAGCCCCTCAATGACTCTGATGCTACCAAATCGACGATCGAAAAACTGGAGCGGTCATATTGATCGAGTATTTGCCTGATtgtaaggtatacctgggcacaggGTTAagtcccgagctcaggaaaaaactcattaaattcctTATAACTAACATAGATTGTTCCGCTTGGTCCCACCTTGATATGATAGGGATTCCCCGGAAATAGCCACCTACAAGCTGATCCTAGACCCAAAGTTTCATCCAGTCAAACAGAAAAGGAGACCTCAGTCCGAAGTCAAACATGAATTCATTAAATatgaggtatctaaactccttaaaatagggtttACTCGGGAAGTTAAGTACCCTGATTGGTTAGCAAAcatagtggtagtccctaaaaaagggaaTAAATTAAGAATATGTGTAGACTATAAAGATTTGAATAAGTCCTGTcccaaggactctttccctttgcccAACATCGATCTCATGATCGATGCGATGGCCGATCATAAGATCCTCAATTTTCTCAACGCCtattctaggtacaaccaaattcggATGGACCTAGACGATCAGTAAAAATGTCATTCATCACTAAATACGACACCTACTGCTATAACTTAATGCCATTCGGAATAAAAAAATGCCGGTGCCACTTACCAATGCCTAGTAAATTGGATGTTCGAAGAATAAATAGGAAATTCAATGgaggtttacattgatgatatgttagttaagtccatgcgagcagaggaccatttgaaacatttgcaggaaacctttaagatattgaagaaatacaatatgaagc from Nicotiana sylvestris chromosome 12, ASM39365v2, whole genome shotgun sequence encodes the following:
- the LOC104220487 gene encoding ultraviolet-B receptor UVR8; translated protein: MDASMSGTSSVQYHNIAEQPITTIVTTPASTFQRQVRHCFGNATPGEFPLSANPSIVLHVLTGCNLDPQDLATLEATCSFFWLPANFAPDNELSLAELAALDMCRKRAIFKPMTQEQRQDLKQRCGGSWKLVLRFLLAGEACSRREKSHAVAGPGHSIAVSSKGVAYSFGSNSSGQLGNGTTEEEWRPHPIRSLHGIRVIQAAVGAGRTMLISDAGRVYAFGKDSFGEAEYGVQGNKVVTTPQLVESLKDIFVVQAAIGNFFTAVLSREGRVYTFSWGNETKLGHQTEPADTEPRALLGALENIPVVQIAAGYCYLLALACQPSGMSVYSVGCGLGGKLGHGARTDEKVPRLIEQFQTLNLQPAVVAAGAWHAAVVGKDGRVCTWGWGRYGCLGHGNEDCESAPKVVEALNNVKAVYVATGDYTTFVVSDEGNVYSFGCGESSSLGHNTAVAEEQGIRHSNVLFPEVVTSLKQLNERVVQISLTNSIYWNAHTFALTESGKLYAFGAGDKGQLGVELSANQTERAIPERVDIDLG